Proteins from a single region of Chloroflexota bacterium:
- a CDS encoding GTP-binding protein, producing the protein MKVTLVYGFLGAGKTTLLRRLIPRLQPLGRIAVLVNEFGREGIDQHVLRSADVRVRELTGGCICCEVRGDLLAALVQIGREVAPERLVVEPTGLAAPYMLGQVFTQAEVREIAQVDSVVTVVDAARHEVAHQAFGDFYVDQMRVADVLAINKADIATPEQIETARDAVRQLNPDAALAVTSYAEIDTDLVLAAIAAPRPAPAAANGAHGHGEQPELSTLGLERATLQPGPLARDHLDRWLAALARGDFGDVVRAKGIVRVDNATLLVDVVMGGVEVRAFRPTPARFEIIGRNLDPRSMEKFLANGNTNIPSPSLAQ; encoded by the coding sequence GTGAAAGTCACGCTCGTCTACGGATTTCTCGGCGCCGGCAAGACCACGTTGCTGCGCCGGTTGATCCCGCGTCTTCAGCCCCTGGGCCGCATCGCCGTGCTCGTGAACGAGTTCGGCCGGGAGGGCATTGATCAGCACGTGCTGCGGTCGGCCGACGTGAGGGTCCGCGAGCTCACCGGCGGCTGCATCTGTTGCGAGGTCCGCGGCGACCTGCTCGCGGCGCTGGTCCAGATCGGCCGAGAGGTGGCACCGGAGCGGCTGGTCGTCGAGCCCACCGGCCTCGCTGCGCCCTACATGCTGGGCCAAGTGTTCACCCAGGCCGAGGTGCGCGAGATCGCGCAGGTCGACTCGGTGGTCACGGTCGTCGACGCCGCCCGACATGAAGTCGCGCACCAGGCCTTTGGCGATTTCTATGTGGACCAGATGCGCGTGGCCGACGTGCTCGCCATAAACAAGGCCGACATCGCGACGCCGGAGCAGATCGAGACCGCGCGCGATGCCGTCCGCCAGCTCAATCCCGACGCCGCCCTGGCCGTCACCAGCTATGCGGAAATCGACACCGATCTGGTCCTCGCCGCCATCGCCGCGCCCCGCCCCGCCCCTGCCGCGGCCAACGGCGCCCACGGCCACGGAGAGCAACCCGAGCTTTCCACGCTGGGGCTCGAGCGCGCCACGCTCCAACCCGGACCGCTCGCGCGCGACCACCTGGACCGCTGGCTTGCCGCTCTCGCCCGCGGCGATTTCGGCGACGTGGTTCGGGCCAAGGGCATCGTGCGCGTGGACAACGCCACGCTGCTCGTCGACGTTGTAATGGGGGGCGTGGAAGTCCGGGCGTTCAGGCCGACGCCGGCACGCTTTGAAATCATCGGCCGCAATCTCGATCCTCGATCCATGG